The Haematobia irritans isolate KBUSLIRL chromosome 1, ASM5000362v1, whole genome shotgun sequence DNA segment tacataagcctggccgaacttacggccgtatataacatacttgttttgttttaaataagttaaaaacatttaaattgtgtcgaaaaaaatgctaaatccaatctgaaaaaaatgtgaatttttgaaaatatttgaggtcaaacgtttccgacaagcgtgagaatccattaaaaattataaaaagttatacaaattatttatttgacaaaatatcacagaattttttaatttacatccaaaacattgaattcggatctcacctataGAAGTCATGCAAAGGCAGTGCaaagctgttgaaatggaggacttccgtcctatgacaagtccatgttaaattcatcgcttctgccacttccggatccgaaaagaacattttcattacttttttggcgacgcttttttttgctgggatgcttcaaaagcaaaatgttatttgggaCGTGGAAAATGGCacgtttttgtcgcaaaaatgttgttttatttcgTTACTTTACTACCTAaaagtccgatatgacccatttgcaatcactattgccacagttggtggaaTTCTGCCATAAAtggttactgtttggtagattggtagaattcttgatgttcctctccaactaggaggttcttcaattttttttgtagaaataaaataaatttcttattaaaatacaaattttacaaaatgttctatagaaataataaaacaccAAAAcgtatttcagcggtggattatcccacctcagtaatgctggtgacatttctgagggtttcaaagcttctctaagtggtttcactgcaatgtggaacgccgttcggactcggctataaaaaggaggtcccttgtcattgagcttaacatggaatcgagcagcactcagtgataagagagaagttcaccactgtggtatcacaatggactgaatagtctaagtgagcctgatacatcgggctgccacataacctaacctaataacattttgacaaaattttctatagaaataacattttgacaaaatttcctttggaaatcaaatattgacaaaatttcctatagaaataaaattttgaccaaacttcctTTGGAAATTGAttaaactaaactacaagagtagctttatCAACAGAGGAAACttgcaacaacaataatgattgacgaataaaccaacaacaaaaacagaaaaaaatatgacatttttttttttggaaattaaatgttgacaaaattttctttgaaaatataattttgatcaaaaacttcaaaataatagttttttttaattcggcagatttttggtagattatttttgtttgcaaaaaatGTGATCTATACCAATAACCACtacttgttccaaatttcaagtcaatggcttgtttcgtttggaagtcagcgtgatttcaaccgagGGAAGGACGGTCGGACATCGCTaatgaagtcaaatctggggatctgtttatatggaggcaatatataattaatatCACGAACCAACTTTCAACCAATATTACCTCACTTCATCGCATTTACTGCAACATATACATATGACTCTAATGTCATGTTGCATCTACTATCTTTAGATTTATTGCTCGAAGAGCATTGTGGATCATGGGAAACATTgtgtttggaaaaatattgaagGGACAGACAGGGATTATTGCCAGATCTGTCAACCTTAGAGGACTGCACTGCGACGAAGCAACTCTTTGACTAGAAATTCGAAATACTGAATTGCAGTTGTACAATGTGCAgtaaacatatttttcaatgtggagtaaacatattttttagatTTGTTGGAAAATGGGTTATATAAGTATCATTTGATCATTTTTTCTCTGAACTTAGTATTCTCTCACCCATTTATTTTACtacttattaattattaatttatatcaatttaaacaaaaactatTCACTcattactatttttgctttttcttttatttcagtaCTTCCTGCTATATTGGGTCTCGTATCGGCTGGTGCCCTTTGGGCCATTGCCTGTATATGTGCCCGACAGATGAGAGCTCGTAATCGCAAACAAAATCAACATGATGCCACATTTCCCTTCCAGCCGACAAGACGTCCGACTGCGGTTCGTTCGCCTAGTGGTCAACCACCCCATTATTTGAAGAAATCACCATCACCAACGGGCACCAAACAATTGGGTATCTTACAACCAATGCCGGACCAAAATGCCACCTCACCAATATCACCACAGACTGTGAAGTATATGGAAGAGGATGAAATCAAACCAAAACAGACAAAATACAATGGTGGCGAAAAACTATCACCCATGGAGGCTAAGAGTCCTGCTGGCACTGTTGCAGCAAATGGAGGCAATGGTGGCGGTGGTGTTCGTGTCAATCAAGTGGCTGCCGTTATGCAAGAGTCCTTGATTAGTAATGCCAGCAGTGCTGGAGATATGCACATGGAACAATATGGAAAATTGGGttcgattttcttcaaattgcgTTATTTGGCCGAACGTAATGCTCTCATGGTATCGATTATACGTTGTCGTGGTCTACCCTCCAAGAGTAGTGGCAACAGTGCCGCCAACGCATCGTCAAGTAATAATGCCAATGATATTCCCGCCGGCATGAATGGTCGAACCCAGGCAGCCACCGATCCTTATGTGAAGCTACAATTGCTTCCCGACAAACAGCATAAGGTTAAGACTCGTGTGGTTCGCAATACCCGTAATCCTGTCTATGATGAAGATTTCACCTTTTATGGCTTGAACATGAACGATTTACAGAATATGTCCTTGCACTTTGTCATTTTGAGTTTCGATCGTTATTCACGTGATGATGTTATTGGTGAAGTTGTTTGCCCTCTGTCCAGTATTGAAATTGGCGACATCTCGAAGGAAGCTTTATCCATAAGCAAGGAGATACAACCACGCAGTTTGAAAATACGTGCCCAAGGACGTGGTGAACTATTGATCTCTTTGTGTTGGCAACCAGCTGCAGGACGTTTGACAGTGGTCCTTTTGAAGGCCCGCAATTTACCACGTATGGATGTGACCGGTTTGGCTGATCCatatgtgaaaatttatttgctttacAATGGTCAACGTATTGCTAAGAAGAAGACACATGTCAAGAAACGCACACTGAGTCCTGTATTCAATGAGAGTTTTGCTTTTGATATTCCAGCCGCAGAGGTAGGCATGAGAGAGTTGatgtttcttaaaatgttatatgcATTTCTTGTTTAATTTCCTTAGGGTACTGGTGCCACATTGGAAGGAGTGTCACTTGAGTTAATGCTACTGGATTGGGATCGTGTTACCAAAAATGAGGTGAGTGTCCAATTCAaatgagcctcaaagagaattctcttcgtaaaaagaatcaAATGAGTCATTGTTTTTGAAGAACTTtcgtacactcatagaaaaaatcatgcacggcgtgctcatttcaaaacgattcgttcatgaaagtgaatcaacacacaggtggtgtcaaactgagaacaggcggtgtcaatctgacaacgataatatgacaccatgcgttgtcaaaacaacaaccagcgttcatgacgactttataaacaaaattaaaaaaaaaagatttccgttggcgtgactcgaacctgtgttttctgcaccatacgcgttaacagtcgctttAGCACATTGCATCATCGAGTTGCCATAATAGGGTCTAaggattattttaagacatttcatggccaaagaaaaacgaaacgccgttcatgaaatcgtgaacgcccatggacgaaattgtgaacattccgttttgattttttgtgaacgtttccgtttcattttgtcaccgttcgttcacgactatggaacataattttttctattagtgtactttaaatgaaatttatttaatatttcataaaCATAATGAAGATAATTCTTTCGGTTGAAGGAATCTTCGTACAacagccacggttgccactagcgccaaaaataatttaccaacatttgcagataattttaccaaaaatgtaccaaattaatcaaaaaaactttcaagtttttatcaaatttttattgttagtatttctatagaaaattttgtcaaaattttattttaatataaaattttgtcaaaattttatttctatagaaaattttgtcaaaatttttattaatataaaaaattttatttgtgtagaatttttttttccaaattttatttctatagaaaatttttttcaaaattttatttctatagaatttttttttttcaaaattttatttctatagacaattttgtcaaaattttatttctacagaaaattttgtcaacattttatttctattttatttatatagaaaattttttcaaaattttattcctatagaaaattttctcaaaattttatttctatagaaaattttgtcagaattttaattctattctattttgtcaaaattttatttctatagaaaattttgtcatttttttttctatagaaaattttgtcaaaattttacttctatagaaaattttgtcaaattttttttcctatagaaaatattgttaaaattttatttctatggacaattttgtcaaaatgttatgtctatagaaatatttgtcaaaatgttatgcctacagaaaattttgtcaaaattttattcctgtagaaaattttgccaaattttatttctatagaaaattttctcaaaattttatttgtatagaaaactttgtcaaaattctatttctatagaaaattttctcaacattttatttgtatagaaaattttgtcaaaattgtatttctatagaaaagtttgtcacaattttatttatgtagaaaattttgacaaaattttatttatgtagaaaattttgtcaaaattttatttatgtaaaaaatattgtcaaaaatttttttatgtagaaaattttgtcaaaattttatttctattgagaattttgccaaaattttatttctgtaaaaaatattatttatgtagaaatttttgtcatgttttttttctatagaa contains these protein-coding regions:
- the Syt4 gene encoding synaptotagmin 4, encoding MGDEYTNNPDISAMTTILPAILGLVSAGALWAIACICARQMRARNRKQNQHDATFPFQPTRRPTAVRSPSGQPPHYLKKSPSPTGTKQLGILQPMPDQNATSPISPQTVKYMEEDEIKPKQTKYNGGEKLSPMEAKSPAGTVAANGGNGGGGVRVNQVAAVMQESLISNASSAGDMHMEQYGKLGSIFFKLRYLAERNALMVSIIRCRGLPSKSSGNSAANASSSNNANDIPAGMNGRTQAATDPYVKLQLLPDKQHKVKTRVVRNTRNPVYDEDFTFYGLNMNDLQNMSLHFVILSFDRYSRDDVIGEVVCPLSSIEIGDISKEALSISKEIQPRSLKIRAQGRGELLISLCWQPAAGRLTVVLLKARNLPRMDVTGLADPYVKIYLLYNGQRIAKKKTHVKKRTLSPVFNESFAFDIPAAEGTGATLEGVSLELMLLDWDRVTKNEVIGRLELGGPNSNGTALNHWNEVCNSPRRQIAEWHKLNE